TTTTGGGCTGCAAGAATCATCAGCAAAATCGATGCGCCTAAAGGTTTGAGTGGAAAAGAGACCACTCTCCACAAGGAGGCGACAGCTGGCTCGTTGGGGTTGATAAACGATAGCAAGACCACAACGAACAGAATAACTAAAAATAGTCGGGCAACGAAATTGCCTTGAGGATAAAACTTTTGGAACAGAGAGTAGATGATGGCCCCCACAAGTAGCCACAGTAATACTCTGCTTAACAGTAGAAACATAGATTGACTCTCAAATCTGAATTTTTCGGTCAGCCTCAGGTTTTAGGTAGTGGGGTTATTGTACTGCCAAATTGTAAAAGCACTGTTACTTGACATCAAACACCTCACATCCACAACACAACGACTACCGTCGTAGTGATTTTAGAGCAAATTCTTTCACATGAAACAATGAATCTGTAATTTTCCTCATCCGTAATTTGCCTCCTGTAGACTAAGTTAATTTAGGTAGTACTTTCACGATACGTAAGGAAAAACTATGTCGCATGGAAAACCCACCATTTTGGTGACAGGCGGAGCAGGATACATTGGTTCCCACACGGTGCTTGCCCTCAAGCTTGCGGGTTTTGACGTTATAGTACTAGATAATTTGGTTTATGGTCACCGCGATTTGGTAGAACAAGTTTTACGGGTAAAACTTGTGCAGGGGGACACAAACGACCACGCACTGTTAAATGATTTATTTAAAATACACGAAATTGCGGCAGTTATGCATTTTTCAGCCTACGCCTACGTAGGAGAGTCGGTAACCGACCCCGCAAAATACTACCGCAACAACGTTACTGGCACTCTGACTCTGCTGGAAGCGATGCTAGAAGCGTCTGTTAAAAAATTTGTATTTTCTTCTACTTGTGCAACTTACGGTGTACCACAAGTTGTACCCATTACTGAAGACCATCCCCAAAACCCCATCAATCCTTACGGTGCAACCAAACTCATGGTAGAGCGAATTCTATCTGATTTTGATGCTGCCTATGATTTCAAATCTGTACGTTTCCGCTATTTTAACGCTGCTGGTGCTCATCCTGATGGTTTGTTAGGGGAAGATCACAATCCAGAAACTCATTTGATTCCCTTGGTATTGCTTGCAGCACTGGGTAAGCGCGAATCTATCTCCGTTTTTGGCACTGATTACCCTACTCCCGATGGTACTTGTATTCGAGATTACATTCATGTTACGGATTTGGCAGATGCCCATGTTTTAGGGTTGGAATACCTGCTAAAAGGAGGCAATAGCGAAGTTTTTAATCTAGGAAATGGCAATGGCTTCTCAGTCAAAGAAGTGATTGACACTGCCAAGAAAGTTACAGGAAAGGAGATCGAAGTTGTGGAATGCGATCGCCGTCCGGGCGATCCACCATCACTGATTGGAAGTGGTGAAAAAGCGAGAAAAATGCTTGGCTGGAATCCACAGTACTCATCTCTGGAAGAAATTATTTCTCACTCGTGGCAGTGGCATCAAAAGCGACATAAGTAATACGATTTTGGATTTTGGATTTTAGATTTTGGATTGAAAAAGCCTTACTTAGACATAACTTTCACTTAACTATCTGTTACATTCTTTTTTCAAGTTGGTTAAGGAGAGAGAGATAGGAGGACAAGAGTGAATAATTAATCTAAAATCCCTTAATCCAAAATCCAAAATCCAAAATCCAAAATCCAAAATTCCTACCCCCTCTTTCTGCTTCGCAGTACTGCAAAAGAGACACCCAAAGCAGCAAGGGCTAATGAAGCGATCGCCCAAATTGGACTACCTTGAGACTGACTGGGGGTAACATCAGAATTGGAATTTTGTACTGGTGTATTATTTACCTCTACTGGTTCTGTAGTTGCTGAACCTGCAGCTACAGTGACTGAAAACTTTAACTCAAATGGCTGAAAACTCCCTTCATTTTTTGGTTTGCCACTCAGCTGTAATAAATAAGCCCCTGGTCTGGGAAAGATAATTTCCGAACCTGGTATGCCTTTATACTTCTCTGCTCTTACAGGTTGTAAAGATGGTTCTAGCAAAGGAGGTTCTTTTTGTGAATAAGGTTCAGCGTAAACAGCCAATTGGCAATTGCACTCAGTTAAAGGAATAACTTTTCCACCTCGGCGAGTTAGAGCAAACCAGGTTTTTGTTGTTTCCCCAGCACGGGGATTATCATTTGGTTCTAAATGGAGGGTAGCACCCACGTCTGCTGCAGTTTTAACCTTGTGAGCATGGGCAGTAGAATTTGGTAGGAAAAGGACGAATAACAGTAGTAAATTACACCAGATAACCTTCTTTGTGAGCAGAAAAGAGGGAGTATTTTTGCTTATCTCTGTATGGGAAGAGGGAAGATCAGTGGGGTCAACGCGACTTAGTAGAGGAAACATAAAATTTCTTTATAGATAAGATTGACCAAAAAAAGCGCCAACGTACAAGCAAAACACTCAGTGTTACAAAGCTTAGAAGCAACACTGCCAACTTATTCTCCCAACTTAACTGTAAAGCACCCAAGTAATGAGAACCGATCGTCACAGCATGAAAAGTACTTAACAGTAAAGCAGGTAAGCTCAATAAATGAATTAGTCTCCAAAGCTTGCCCAAGAACTTTTGCAAAGAATCAAAACTCGTCAAGGCAGCAGGAGTTATCAAAACCAATGCTATGGCACCAGCCACCATTCCTAACTGATACTCTTGTGGTAGGAAAAAGAAGGCTGTAAAGTTCCATTGTAGTGAATGTTCCATCATATGAGTTGTATGAGCCAATGACAGCACAAAAGCACCCACTCCCAACGCACGACGGTAACGTAAAGGTTTTGCCCACAAACCACTAATCGGGCGAGCAATCAGCGTGATTACTAAAAATACCAACGCAATATGCCCAGTGTAATCTACCATCGTGTCACCAGTCCGCAAAAGCGTTAGCACACCGATAGTGAGAGTCACCCAACCACCCAAGCGAAATAACTGACTGCGCCTGTCTTTACCGATTAAGGCTGCAGACACGCCAACACCTAGCATCGTGGGTAAAGTGCCTAAGCCAAAAGCTAGCATTGTGGCTGCGCCCATCCACCAGTTCCCAGTTTCAGCCGCTTTAATCTGGGCAGCATAAAGGAATCCACAGGGCATTAAACCCCATGTTATCCCCAAAAGTGCAGGCGTCCACCACTTAGTTTCTAGGGAAAGCTTGACCATTTCTGCACTCAGGCGGTTATGTAAATTGCCTTGCAAAAAAGGATGTAACACTGGAAGACGAGGCAAAAACTCTGGATTTATTTGTCTTATACCAAACCAAATCAGCAGAATGCCGGTTACAATAGCCATCCATTGACGTAATTCACTACCGATTCCTGCTAAATGTCCGCTCTTGAGTAAAACGGCACCTAGCGCACCAATGGCAGCACCAACCAGAGTGTAACTTAACATTCGCCCCAAGTTTAACAATACATGAAACCGCAATTGCTCCTGCCAACCGGGTTGCCCAGATGTAGCACTTCCTGTCTCTGAATTCTGAGATAGAGAAAATGCCACTGAAAGGGGACCGCACATTCCAAAGCAGTGGCCAAAACTTCCAAGAAACCCCAGGGTTGTAATGAGCAACAAATGTAACATTAGCAATTTCAATAATTAAAGATTTGACTTAATTTAGGGATTAGGGGTTAGGGGTTAGGGGAAGAGTTTGTATTTCTTTCTCTTATCCCTACTCCCTACTCCCTACTCCCTACTCCCCACTCCCTATCTTCATCAAATTTTTGGAGCATTGTATGTACTTTGACAGTCTCATGGGGAACTCTAGATGAAGTTGGTGCTTCTGTCAAAAGACAAAGCGTCAAACAAGAGCGGTTGCAACGTCCTATGCCAGGAAATTCGGAGAGAAGAGGACACGGCGCGTTACTCTATTTGCTGGAGTTATGGCAGCTGTCACGTGAAAAAGGAAAAAGAAAGGGTTCATAAATAAATGAAAGCAAAGAAAAAATGGTTTTGGTTGGTGCTGTTAGCTTTGACAACAATGGTTGTTGTACTGGTTGCTAAAGGATTGTTCCCACAGCATCAAGAATCAGTTATTTATAGTATTAGAGTTGAGAATTCTGTTCCTGTAAAGAAAGATGCGAGTAATAAGAACACGGGGACTCCTGGGGTCATTTCCTCTTCTCCACATCAGTCTTTACAAGAAAAGGTGGAAGAAAAGGTAGATGGGGATCGGACAACCAGTACTCCACAAGTGTCTGGATCTCGGCTGTTTTCTCATCTTCAAAAGTTGAATTTTATACGTCATACTCCTGTAGAGCGATCGCGAGCTCGTTCTTACATCAGTTCAGAACTCCAAAAATTAGGTTGGCAACCCCAACTTGAGGAATTCACTGAGAAACAGTTGGATATCACAAGAGTTGGCATTAATATTTTTGCGGAAAGACCTGGTACAAGTAAAGATGCAGGCGCTATTCTAGTGGCAGCCCACTACGACACTGTTTTCTTCTCACCTGGTGCTGATGATAATGCTAGTGGAGTTGCTGTTGTCCTGGAACTAGCGAGACTCCTCGGTTCGCGTCCTACCGCCAAAACATTGCAGTTAGCTTTTTTTGATTTGGAAGAAGCGGGGCTTTTAGGTAGTAAAGCTTTTGTCAAAAATAAAACTCACCTAGAAAATCTAAACGGTGTTATTGTGATGGATATGGTGGGTTATGCTTGCCATATTTCCGGATGTCAGAAGTACCCATCGGGTTTGCCTGTGAAGACCACTAGTAACAAAGGTGATTTTGTAGCGGTCGTTGGCGATGCCGAACACTTGCCAATTCTCAATGCTTTTCAGAAAGCAAATATTTCCCAAACTGCATTGAATAAGGAAGATCAAAAGGCAAAAGGTGAAATAACTTCTTCTCCTATATTGCCATCCGTACTGACTCTGCCAGTACCTCTCAAAGGTTTGCTGACACCCGATGTACTGCGTAGCGATCATGCTCCGTTTTGGTATCAAGGCATTGGTGCTGTTTTGGTGACGGATACAGCCAATTTACGAACTCCTCACTATCATAAACCTACTGATGTCCCAGCTACTCTTGACCGTGAGTTTTTTACAGGGACAGCACAACTTGTTGTCAATGCAGCGACTGAGTTGTTGGAAGGTAGTTAGTTGTTAGTTGTTAGTGATAAAATATCGCCTTCATCAGTTTTGAGTAATTACCTGCAAACTAATAACGACTACTCCCGAACCGCCAGAAGATTACCTAAACAAGTAGGTAGGGCTTTGCCCACCAATAGCGAATGGTGGGCAAAGCCCTACCTACTAATTACTACTAACCAAAGCATTTTTGTATATGATTTATCTTTAAGAAAAATTTTATCTTTAAAGAGCAATAGACATCTTGCACTCATTGCCTAAGTCTCTAATGGTAGAAATTATGCTTTTTTGTAAGATAATAACTTCCAAATAAAAAAATATTCCAAAATTTCGTGTATGCGGGCGAAAAGCCTGCTACTAATAAAGGACAGGCAAAAAAGCCCATCCCACAAGATGGGGCAATTTATTATTGGAGTTCTCTCACCAATAAATCCTACCCATTGATTGATTTCAGCTATGCTTCCGAATGTCAAGCTTAAATTATTTAGGTAGACGCTTACGGGCGGTTGCTCACTCATAGGGCATGAAAATAATTCTTTTCTCATGCCCAATGTCTAATGCCCTATTTTCAAGAAGGAACTTTATATGGTTATTCTTCAAGGTACTGCGCGAAGCGATTATCTAGAGGGAACGCAAGACAATGATTTCCTGATTGGTGATTTAGGAGATGATGTTCTCATTGGTCTATCTGGTGATGATTTTTTGGAAGGTGGAGAAGGTCGCGATCGCATAGAGGGGGGTGATGGGAAAGATATTCTCTATGCTGGACTAAGTCAATTATCGTATGCACCGGGTTATGGAGGAGATCCACAAGGCGAAAATATATTGTATGGAGGTAAAGGAGACGATTTACTCTTTGGGTCTTTCGGGAGAGATTTCCTATATGGTGAGTCTGGAGATGACAAAATAGTCGCTCTTTCTGGTGATGACTATCTTGATGGGGGCGATGGACGTGACAGATTAGATGGCGGTTTTGGCAATGATACCCTCATTGGTGGTGATGGAAATGATGTCTTATATGATGGCAGTTATAAAACTGGCTCTGGTGATGATGTTCTTGATGGTGGAAACGGAGACGATGTTCTTGATGGTGGACAAGGGAACGATCGCCTTTTTGGTGGGAACGGTGAAGATAAGCTGACGGCGGCTGGCTTTATCCCCTCTGGAACTGGTGGTATCTTTGGTCTTAATGAAATAGATATTCTCTTTGGAGGACAAGGGAGAGACACGTTTCAGTTGGGAGGGCGGAACGCTGCTGGAACTTTTTCTGTTTACTATGACGATTTTTATCAAACAAGTGCTGGTTATAATGACTATGCTCTCATTGCTGACTTTAAGCCTAATGAGGATATTATCCAGCTTGTAGGAAAAAGTACTGACTATGTTTTGGGATTGTCTCCGTTTAATTCGTCAGAAGGGGTGGCGATTCATTTTGTCAGTGGCAAGTCGCAGGAATTGATTGCAATCGTGCAAGGTGTATCAAGTTTGAATCTTGAGGACGATGACTTCAAATTTCTTTATTTTTAATCGGGGCTATTGCCCAAGCTCTTTCATATTATTCATCACTTCTTGATACAACTGCTGATTGTTTTGTTTTTCAAAAATTGCTGCTGCTCGCTGCAAGTCAGCCATTGCACCCTCTTTATCTCCCAATGCAGCGCGAGCATTACCCCGGTTATTGTATGCTGCGGCAAAGTTGGGAGCAAGGCGAATCCCTTCGTTGTAGTCTGCAACGGCTCCCTCTCTATCTCCTAAAATGGTGCGGGCGTTTCCTCGGTTATTATATGCAACCGCATATTTGGAATTGAGGCGAATGGCTTCACTGTAATCGTCTACTGCTGCGTTTCTATCTCCAGTTGCTGCCCTGGCGTTTCCTCGATTGTTGTATGCTTCAGCATAGTTGGGATTAATGCGAATAGCTTGATTGTAATCTGCGATCGCTGCTTGTGTTGCTCCTTCTGCTGCATAAACATTCCCCCTATTGTTATAAGCTTGAGCATCATTGGAATTGATCTGTAGCGCTTGGTTGTAATCTGCGATCGCTTGCTGTCTATTTCCTAATTTAAAGTAGGTAAGTCCTCGTTTATTGTAAGCTTCCCCATAATCAGGATTAAGACCGATCGCTTTACTATATGAGGCGATCGCGCCTTGAGAGTCTCCTTTTGTTTGCCTGTACTGACCCTGAGTATAAAAGTCTTTAGCACTAGATGGTCTAGCAACTGAACGCAACACAGGACGAGATTGAATATCTGTTACAAATACATCCTTAGTATTATTACAAGCAACAATTGTCACAGACAAAAATACAGCCAGCAACAGATTTTTCATCTTTCATCCTTTATCCTTCATCACTTTCCTGATTTTTGGGGGACAGCCGCCAAGACGTTATTTTCTCAATATCTACTGATAATTGTTCTAAATTTTCTCCTAAATCTTTTTGTAATTTTTGAGTTAATGTGATAGGAAAATCAAACTCAACATCTTGATTTTGTATCAACTCTACCAGTTCCATAAACGAAACTTTTACAGTTGTGCGTTCGTAAGAAGACAGCTTAAAATATGGTGTTTCAGATACATTTTGCAATTGCATGGCTTTTTTGATTCGCTCTTGCAAATGCTCGTATTCTGAATTGAGCACCTTCCACTGTTCCTCAATCTGCGCGTATCTTGCATTCAGGACTGCTATATCTTCCGCCGCAGGTTCTGGATTAATTTCTTTATTTAATTCTATCAAATTTAAATGAACTTGAGCAAGATAAATACAGTCTAAATAAGCATACTCTATTTGCTCTTCAGTTAAGGGTCGCCGTCCCCAATCACTTGTCTGTTCTTGTTTTTCTATATTCTGAAAAGCACAAAGTTCTTCAGCTAACGTTTTGAGTTGATAGTTAGGGACTGGTAAAGCATAATAAGGAATTTTTTTCGCTAATTCTAAAGTGCAAGTAATATTTTTTGCTTTCTTGCCACCTAGAAATTTTAAATCGTAGCTAGCATTATGAAAAACTTTTTCAATTTTGGAATTAACCATGATTTTGTCAATAAACTCAGCGACAGTGTGAGGCTGGTTGATGACATCCAAAATAAAAGTGCGATCGCCACTCAAATCGGCTGGATCGTCCAATACTTGAATCAGCGATAATTTGGGATTGCGAGTGTTGTACTCAGCGACTTCTGTATCAATCCACAAAGTGCTGGCTTTTGTGTATTCAGCAATAAGAGAACGAATAGTACTTTCTGAAGTCAGGTATGGCATTTGTGATTTTTCCTCATTAGTAAATTCGGTTATAACTTTCCAAGTTAACATTTTCAGCAAGGTGTGGTCAGAAACCCGGTATCTCCCAGATACCGGGTTTCTCAATCTCACCAATGATTTAGAAATGGCATAAGAGTATTTATTTCCCAAGCGGGATTTTTCAGCCTCAAACTTAAGTCATGTTTATATAAGTACTCGTATGTTTTAAATCTACTTCTCATTAACTATGCGCTACTTTGCCTTAGCTACTGACTATGATGGTACGCTAGCAGCCGATGGTCGTGTCAGCGATGAAACTATAGCAGCCTTGAAACGCCTGCGCCTTTCTGGTAGAAAACTGATATTGGTTACGGGTCGCGAACTGGAGGATTTGCAGGGTGTATTTTCAGAATTGGATTTATTTGACTGTGTAGTGGCAGAAAATGGTGCTTTGTTGTATTCTCCCGCTTCGCGTCAGGAAAAACCATTAGGCTCAAAACCCCCCGACGAGTTCATCAAAGCATTGCGCGATCGCAAGGTTGAGCCTTTGTCAGTTGGTCGAGTCATTGTTGCGACTTGGCATCCCAATGAAACAACGGTACTGCAAACAATTCGGGATTTGGGATTGGAATTGCAAGTCATTTTTAACAAAGGTGCAGTCATGGTACTTCCTTCCGGACTCAATAAAGCCGCAGGATTAACCGCAGCCTTGGATGAAATGAAGTTATCACCACACAATGTTGTAGGTGTGGGTGATGCTGAAAATGACCACGCTTTCTTAGAATTGTGCGAGTGTTCTGTTGCTGTTGCTAACGCTTTGCCAATGGTAAAAGAACGAGTCGATTTTGTCACGAAAAACAGTCGCGGTGCTGGTGTTGTCGAGCTGATCGATCGACTGTTGGCTTCAGATTTGGCTGAAGTAGATACTCAAAGAGAAAAACATAATATTTTACTGGGTACAAAGGAAGATGGTTCTCATGTCAATATGAAGGCTTACGGTGCAAGTCTATTACTGGCTGGTACTTCTGGTGGTGGTAAATCAACTTTGGCAACTGCTATACTAGAGCGCATTGCAGAGCAAAATTATCAATTCTGTATCATTGACCCTGAAGGCGATTACGAAAACTTTGAAGATGCAGTCATTTTGGGTGATGCTAACAGAGCACCAAGAATACAAGAAATTTTAGATCTACTAGAGCAACCGCACCAAAATATAATTATTAACTTACTGGGTATTGCTTTGGCAGATCGTCCCGCATTTTTTGCCGAAGTTTTACCCCAATTGCAAGAATTAAGAGCACGCACTGGTCGTCCTCACTGGATAGTAGCAGATGAAGCCCATCACCTCATGCCTGCTTCTTGGAATCCTGCCTCTCTGACACTGCCTCAAGAGCTTGATTGTATGATGTTTATAACTGTCCATCCCGACCAAGTTGCGCCCGCAGCACTGTCTCTGGTAGACGCCATGATTACTGTAGGTTTGTCACCGGAGAAAAATATCGAGCAATTCTGTTCGGTTGTCGGTCATTGTCCCCCACAACTTGCTCCTCAAAAGCTCGAACCAGGAGAGGCGATCGCATGGTTCCGGGAATCAAAGACCGAACCTTTCCGTTTCCGCATTACCCCTGGAAGTACAGAACGCCGCCGTCATGTCCGCAAGTATGCTCAAGGACAATTGGGAGAAGATAAAAGCTTTTACTTTATAGGACCAGAAGGCAAACTCAATCTCCGCGCTCAAAACTTAATTTTGTTCACCCAAATTGCTGAAGGAGTCGATGATGAAACTTGGTTGTACCACCTCCACGAGGGAGATTATTCCCGTTGGTTCCAAGAAGCGATTAAGGATGACTCTTTAGCAGAGGAAGCTGAAAAGATAGAGAAAAGTGCTAACGGTTCAGCAAGTGAAAGCCGTGCCGCCATCAAAGCAGCAATTGAACAGCGTTATACTCTACCAGCATAAAATAAGACGTACCACTAAGTCAAGAAAAATTTGCCCCTAATCCTACTCTTAACCCCTTTCATACAGTTCAAAGTAAGCTAAAATGCAAGCAGAATAAGCGTTTCTTCCTTTTAACAGCCTCATGCTTGAAATCCTGCAAACCCGACTGTATGAACTAGAACAATTTGCGAATGCCCTGGTATCCAATCAACTGACTCATTTAACTTGGATAAGTGTAGGTATTATTTTTATCGCAGGATTGCTCACCAGTTTGACTCCCTGTATGCTTTCCATGCTGCCAATTACCATTGCCTACATTGGTGGTTATGAAGCAAAAAGCCGTTGGCAAGGTGTTGTCCAGTCAACTTGGTTTGCTTTGGGATTGGCAACCACGCTAGCTGGACTAGGCATTATAGCAGCTTTCGTGGGTAAAGTTTACGGTCAAGTAGGTCTTGGCTTACCAATTATTGTTAGTATTATTGCCATTCTCATGGGGTTAAACTTACTTGAAGCGTTACCCCTGCAATTACCTTCTTTTGGCGGTACAGAGTGGATTTCTCAAGAATTACCCCAAGGAGTGCGAGCATATTTCATCGGTCTCAGTTTTGGTGTTGTGGCTTCTCCTTGCAGTACTCCTGTTTTAGCGAGCCTGCTGGGTTGGGTTGCTCAAACACAAGATTTAGTTCTGGGTGCTGTTTTGCTCCTTTGCTATACAGCAGGTTATGTTGTTCCCCTGATTTTGGCTGGTACTTTTACAGCTTCTATAAAGAAATTACTAGAGTTACGCCGTTGGTCTAGTTGGATTAATCCAGTCAGTGGTGCTTTGTTGGTAGGATTTGGCGTATTTTCCTTAATGTCTCGGCTTCCAGTATTACAGTGACCAGTGACCAGTGACCAGTGACCAGTGAGCGGTGAGCTTTTATAGAGAAATTTACACATAATTCCAATGACTATAGAAAATCCAGTTTCTGACAAAATATCTATATGGACAGCACTAGGACGTCTGCTGCGACAAGAGTTTTTACCAGTTCTGACAGATTTGCGCTTGGCAATTTTGATGTTTCTTGCGATCGCACTCTTTAGCGTCAGTGGTACTGTTATAGAGCAAGGTCAATCGGTAGCATACTATCAATCCAACTACCCAGAACACCCAGCCCTCTTTGGTTTTCTTTCATGGAAAGTCATCCTCATTTTGGGCTTAGACCATGTTTATCGAACTTGGTGGTTTTTGGCATTACTCATCTTTTTTGGCACTAGCTTAACAGCCTGTACCTTTACTCGTCAGTTACCAGCCTTAAAAACTGCCCAGAAATGGAAATATTACGAAGAACCCCGTCAATTTCAAAAGCTAGCTTTAAGTGCAGAATTTGATAATGTAGAAACCAGAAGTGCTACGACCCTACAAACTCTATTGCAAAAGCGGGGCTACAAAGTTTTTCAAGAAAAAGAGAATACTCTCTACGCCCGCAAAGGAATTATTGGACGCATTGGACCAATTGTAGTTCATATTGGAATTGTTATGACTCTCCTGGGTGGTATTTGGGGGGCTATGACTGGCTTTGTTGCTCAAGAAATGGTAGCTAGCGGCGATACATTTCAAGTGAAAAACATTATCGATGCTGGACCTTTTGCAGTAGGGCGAGTTCCTAAAGATTGGTCTTTGCGCGTCAATCGCTTTTGGATTGACTACACTCCCTCTGGCGGTATCGACCAGTTTTACTCAGATATGTCTGTTTTAGACAATCAAGAACAAGAAGTTGACCGCAAGACAATTTTTGTTAACAGTCCTCTGCGCTATCATGGCGTCACCTTCTACCAAACCGACTGGGGAATTTCTGCCATTCGAGTCAAAATCAACAACAGCCCGATCTTTCAAATCCCCATGGCTCCACTCAATACTAACGGTCAAGGAAAGATTTGGGGAACGTGGATTCCTACCAAACCAGATTTAAGTGCAGGTGTATCCTTACTGGCAAAGGACTTGCAAGGAATGGTGCTTCTTTACGATGCAAGTGGTAAGCTGATTGATACAGTTCGCGCCGGAATGGCTACCCAAGTGAACGGTGTCAGCTTAAAGATACTAGATATTGTTGGCAGCACCGGTTTACAAATTAAAGCCGATCCGGGAATACCTATTGTTTATGGTG
This genomic interval from Scytonema hofmannii PCC 7110 contains the following:
- a CDS encoding cytochrome c biogenesis protein, translating into MTIENPVSDKISIWTALGRLLRQEFLPVLTDLRLAILMFLAIALFSVSGTVIEQGQSVAYYQSNYPEHPALFGFLSWKVILILGLDHVYRTWWFLALLIFFGTSLTACTFTRQLPALKTAQKWKYYEEPRQFQKLALSAEFDNVETRSATTLQTLLQKRGYKVFQEKENTLYARKGIIGRIGPIVVHIGIVMTLLGGIWGAMTGFVAQEMVASGDTFQVKNIIDAGPFAVGRVPKDWSLRVNRFWIDYTPSGGIDQFYSDMSVLDNQEQEVDRKTIFVNSPLRYHGVTFYQTDWGISAIRVKINNSPIFQIPMAPLNTNGQGKIWGTWIPTKPDLSAGVSLLAKDLQGMVLLYDASGKLIDTVRAGMATQVNGVSLKILDIVGSTGLQIKADPGIPIVYGGFGLLMLGVVMSYFSHSQIWALQKDGRLYVGGKTNRAQVTFEREMLEILDTLSSPHPNPDLGKVREPES